The segment acaaaattattatattaaattaacttttatcacTCTACTGTATATTCCTTTGTAGAAATCTCTCTTACATTAAAtggtaagcaataaaaacaatctaaaaatataaaaatgagtaatcctttacttttatgattcaaCCTCTCACTGATTTTTAACTCTACTATATTATAGACTTTTTCTTTCTCATTAATCTTCTGAACatctttattccttttgaacAGCGTTCTCGGAATCAGCTTCTTTTGCTTTGGAATCTTCgaagaaataacttaaaaatgaaattcttaaaaaaaaatcataatcgaatCATAACAACTAGCTTTAAAAGCTATAtaagcaatattaataattaaataaaataaataatacaaatacaatttataaaataaattaaacaaataggtaataataattgttttcttcaactaaatattatagacaaaattaACTTTGGTCAATATTTCCTTATCATAGTACGTTCGATTGTTGAGGATCTTTTATTTCTTCagaaacattattgttattattaggtattgaCGATGGGTATGGAGCTGGTGTCGTAAAAGAAAACACGGTACCTTTTTGGTTCCAACGTTTTCTTGCTGGAAATTTTGACCTTCAGAATAAGCCCCGTGGACGGCTGGAAACGAAAGTGAATACTGaggaattaaaagttattatggaAGCGGATTCATCGCAAACCACTTTAGAGTTAGCTGCAGGGTTCGGTGTGAgcgataaaagtattttaacccTTTTGACGCAAATCAGGAAAGCAAAACAGCTTGAAAGGTACCTCATAGATTGAGTGAATCAAACCAGCAAAATCGCGTCGAATGCTGCGTTACATTGCTCAACCGACACAATAATTATAGGATTTGTAATCGAATGATTACCTGTAATGAAAAGTTCTTCACAATGGCTGGATCCTAGAGAACCATCCAAATCCTGCCCCAAGAGAAAATTAAttcaaaccgcgataaaatccggaaaattagtttaattttaatgtctaacattcgcgtaaacataagaaatcattatgattcaAAGAAGATTATTTGTGAGTGTTTGGTGGACTAGTACCGGTGTCGTTCACtaacgctttctaaaatctgGCCAAACGATTATGGCAGAAGTCTATTATCAGAAACTGCAAACCATGATGGGCAAACTAGCTGCCAAACGGAGGCTGGTCAATCGCTGTAGGCCACTGCTGCTTCAGGACAAGGCTAGACCACACTCTGCACAACAGACAGCCACTAAACTAGAGGAGTTGCAATTGAAATGTCTGCGACATCCGCCGTACTCTCCCCGGACCTTGCTCCAACAATTACCATTTTTTCAGTAAATTCGATAACttttacaaggaaaaaaatCGACTCCGATGTGGCATTCCAAACCGCCTCCAGAAAGTTTATTGATTCTCGcccccatattttttttagtaaagagaTCAATGAACTCCCTACAAATTGCAAAAATGCATAGATAACAATGGCGcatactttgattaattaattatatttaaaaaaaatccagtatGTATTTTTCCCATACAAAAAGCCAATTTCTCATGTCAAAACCTAGTATTAAGAATTTCTATcaattttacgtttatttctttatagattttttcactgagaatcgttatttttttattattacaattttcagtttcatctgtagtattaaatattttcgctaTATACGACGTTCAAACGACATCTGAaatcaaattactaaatatattatttaattaagtaattttaacatttattcttgaaatgaaaaaaatatctcaggacgtttttattataactcacaGACTTATTTTATCTACTGCTTTTGCTtaccaaaattacaaaattttagtcAATGACAATTAAGAGATATTCAAGATCTCAAGAAATgcttcaaaattgtattactaaaattagtattgctcctacattttacataacgatagtagttaggttataatttacctattacagtaaatcataataaaaggaaacattggttaattagtgtataatcaataaaaaaaatatgaatgtaattaaaaacttatcgTTAAAAGAGCGCCCAATTGGCGGAAAGCTCCAACTTACAGCAAACACAACACTGCACGACACGAAGCGACTAAGACGTTTCGTCGGCTGCAAAAAGGTGCCACGCGACTGTATTAACGCAGTAattcaaagatttttaaaataaaataaaataaaataaaaatgctttattcatcacgtaggcgaacatggttgcacttatgataagtcaaggtacatgagaacatttaattattacttaattagattagcttatataaataaagacaatttatattgaaaataaaataaatgaaaaatatacctagtaaacaaagaagccagctcgggctggcagggaagaagaaataaaatgatgtatataaaatatgtatattttcaaaCGATCGATACGGTACGGATCGTATTTTCAAACGATGTAAAaggatttaaattagtaatctcCTCATGTCATATACCATGTAAACGTTGTAACCTTTagagtgtatattatttacataccgtATAAACGTTGTAACCTGAGtgtgtctaaaaatattatcccgTATTAACGTAGTAACCATGGTCACTCTTTAGATTACGACCGATCAAATGGTGTAAGTACCTTTACTACAAAAAACACTAGTTTTTCGGTGGGTTACAGCAATATAAAGTCtgagatatataaaaaaaacaccaaaattTTACGCTgtgcaaaatttttttttcatcctagAGCAACGAGCATGGGTTCATTCGACGCAGAAAAATTTCCTGATTCCAACGGTGTAAAAAACGTACTTTCGATATTTCAAGGGTTACAGCGTTTATGCTTTCCAGCGTcgatataatagtatagagtatagatgtcgcagtagtcaaagttgcgttaatgatgagatgtgtattcgtctgccaagtctgaatttcccgccctcaaaagtcgccgcccggggcacgggccctggcttgccccccccccccagatccggggctgactgcgagtgttataaacgtaagagtagacaaatataatgagaaagcttcgaactgctaagctatcgggagctacacgtgttattgtaagtcaaccataaaagatagacatatgctgtcgtgggatattttttatataattttaaggcgaacatttccgtcatacatgatttctgtgtagctttaaccattaaggttgcacacgcggcggaaacttaaaaaatggagtaacttctcccgttttcccaacattttccttcactgctctgctcctattaattgtagcgtgatgaaaagtatactataaccagcacaggagtatgactaATAATTGTACccagtttcgttaaaatccgtcgagtagtttttgtttctataacggttatacagacagacagacaaaaattttactaattgcatttttggcatcagtatcgatccctaatcaccccctgatagttattttggaaatatatttcatgtacagaattgacctctctacagatttattataagtatagataaataacttaaaatagtGGCTCAAAAAACAACTAATAACAAACATCTGGTGAATTTATGTCGTAAGGATTATATAAAAACCGACTTTGATCAAAACTTATGGAGTtcataaaagaaacattttattctCGTGAGACCGAAAAGTCTGTGTTACATGTATTTACTTTGAACATGTCTAATTAGATCTCCAAATTGTACAAGAAGGAATTGAAACATTTatccaaaaaaattttttactGTGCTTGAAATCAttgattttttctaaaataattgcaaatggatattagttacattttcacaaacatatttatatgttattacaACCATGATCATGTAGTATATTGGAGATATTAAACTAGCTggttaaacaatttacaaatattccAATTTTGATAAGTATATCACTAAACTCAGATAAGAACTCAGAACTATCTATCATTATATCACAAAGTCATAAGGTTTAGAAAAccatagaattaaaaaaagcaGCATTAATGCGGCCAGCAGCGAGCCCCGCAGCGAGTGCGCGGCGCTGCAGGCGTGCAGGCCGGGCCCGATGCACGCCGCGTACGCCATGCGGTGCGGGATGTGGCTCTGCTCGTACAGCCCCGTGAATATGGCGTGGTGCGGCCCGCGCGCGAACACCGCCACATCGTCGCCACCATGCGTCTCGGAACTCAACGGGAAGTCCACGTGTGAGCGCCACCGCAGAGCACCTGCAAtcatgaattataaaatttggaCGAGCCAATCATTACGACAACTCGTAAATACTACTACTTACCGAAATTATCTTCTTGTGTCACGTCGACACGCATGTTAGCGTCCTGAACCCGTCTTCCTGGTCCGTTAGTGTATGACAACGTCATGTAGGGCACTCCGTTTCTGTCTCGATCGTTATTAGTGCCTAGTATGTCCTGGCCACGAGGAGAGTACCCGTTGAACGACATGACATGGGCGTGGTCCGCAGTCACCACTATCAACGAGTCCTCCTCGTCCAGCAGCTCAGCGGCGCGAGCTACTGCCTTGCTCATCTCAATCGTTTCATCGAGTGCGAGACGCGCAAAGTTGTCGTGGTGCGCGTGGTCGATGCGGCCGCCTTCGACGAATAAGAAAAACCCGCGTTCGTTGCGACTCAGTGAGCGGATCGCGACCTCCGTCAGCTCGGCGAGGGTCGGTTCGGTCGAGGGATCTGCCTCCATATGATACCGCATGTGCGTCCCCTCGAACAGCCCCAACAGGAACTCTGGCGGAGACGAAGCCAACTCAGCCAGCTCCTCTCGATTCCAGATGTATTTGTAACTAACATTACGCGCCGCCTTATCTGCTTGCCACTCTTCAATCAGATTACGATCGTCAGTTCTTCTGCCCCGGGTTCCCTCTTCGTCTCGAGTTGTATTTGGTAAGAATGCTCGTCTGCCGCCTCCAAAGATTACCTGTATTAGATACCATAGTTTATGTAGAATATGTACGTTTATCGGAATAAGTTTAATATTCTC is part of the Manduca sexta isolate Smith_Timp_Sample1 chromosome 10, JHU_Msex_v1.0, whole genome shotgun sequence genome and harbors:
- the LOC115445477 gene encoding membrane-bound alkaline phosphatase codes for the protein MCSITRMLTLLFVIAAGVVCTFAGDRYHPEQYTEPRTEPAGRLLRSSETTTQFWVEDAQAALRQRHTDGLRHRSGHARNVVMFLGDGMSVPTLTAARVLLGQRQGQTGEEANLAFDKFPTTGLVKTYCVNRQVADSACSATAYLCGVKGNAGTIGVNGAVPRHDCTASTDAARRVQSIAEWALADGRDAGIVTTTRITHASPAGVYGKTANRNWETDADVVNAGHDTERCPDLAHQMIHKHPGNKFKVIFGGGRRAFLPNTTRDEEGTRGRRTDDRNLIEEWQADKAARNVSYKYIWNREELAELASSPPEFLLGLFEGTHMRYHMEADPSTEPTLAELTEVAIRSLSRNERGFFLFVEGGRIDHAHHDNFARLALDETIEMSKAVARAAELLDEEDSLIVVTADHAHVMSFNGYSPRGQDILGTNNDRDRNGVPYMTLSYTNGPGRRVQDANMRVDVTQEDNFGALRWRSHVDFPLSSETHGGDDVAVFARGPHHAIFTGLYEQSHIPHRMAYAACIGPGLHACSAAHSLRGSLLAALMLLFLILWFSKPYDFVI